A stretch of the Amycolatopsis sp. BJA-103 genome encodes the following:
- the boxC gene encoding 2,3-epoxybenzoyl-CoA dihydrolase, whose amino-acid sequence MTRTTTVTFERHPGGYRHWKLSTGGDVAWLELDVDADGGLVPGYELKLNSYDLGVDIELYDATQRLRFEHPEVRVVIVTSAKDNVFCAGANIRMLASSSHEWKVNFCKFTNETRNAMEDATAHSGQLYVAAVNGTCAGGGYEIALACEKILLVDDNSSTVALPEVPLLGVLPGTGGLTRVVDKRGVRRDLADVFATRPDGVKGRTAVDWRLVDELVPRQGFREAVLARAKELARTSERLDGEGVELTPLTHRYVDISLSPDEATITVKGPEDDGGWLLDVTRELDDAILRLRTNEPELGTWVLRTEGDPAKVLEHERAVFDAKDCLSNEIVHYWKRTLKRLDVTSRSLIALIEPGSCFAGLLLELALAADRQYILDGPPIDDEDSEERASIMLSEANFGRLPMGNGLSRLESRFFGDPGHVTRLEDERGKPLSPAEANDLGLVTDAPDDLDWEDEIRIALEGRASLSPDALSGMEANHRFVGPETLESKIFGRLAAWQNWIFTRPNASGPEGALRRYGTGQKAVFDRKRV is encoded by the coding sequence GTGACGCGGACCACAACGGTGACGTTCGAACGTCATCCCGGCGGCTACCGGCACTGGAAACTGTCCACCGGCGGCGACGTCGCGTGGCTCGAACTCGATGTCGACGCCGACGGGGGTCTCGTACCGGGTTACGAGCTCAAGCTCAACTCGTACGACCTCGGCGTCGACATCGAGTTGTACGACGCGACGCAACGCCTGCGGTTCGAGCATCCCGAGGTCCGCGTGGTCATCGTGACCAGCGCGAAGGACAACGTCTTCTGCGCCGGAGCGAACATCCGCATGCTGGCGTCGTCGTCGCACGAGTGGAAGGTGAACTTCTGCAAGTTCACCAACGAGACCCGCAACGCCATGGAGGACGCCACCGCGCACTCCGGCCAGCTGTACGTCGCCGCGGTCAACGGCACCTGTGCCGGCGGCGGCTACGAGATCGCGCTGGCCTGCGAAAAGATCCTGCTGGTCGACGACAACTCCTCGACCGTCGCGCTGCCGGAGGTGCCGCTTCTCGGCGTCCTCCCCGGCACCGGCGGGCTCACCAGGGTGGTCGACAAACGCGGCGTCCGGCGGGATCTCGCCGACGTCTTCGCCACCCGTCCCGACGGGGTGAAGGGGCGGACGGCCGTCGACTGGCGGCTCGTCGACGAACTCGTGCCGCGGCAGGGGTTCCGCGAAGCCGTCCTGGCCAGGGCCAAGGAACTCGCGCGGACGAGCGAGCGGCTCGACGGCGAAGGTGTCGAGCTGACTCCGCTCACGCATCGCTACGTCGACATTTCGCTGAGCCCGGACGAAGCGACCATCACCGTCAAGGGGCCTGAAGACGACGGCGGCTGGCTGCTGGACGTCACCCGCGAACTGGACGACGCGATCCTTCGTCTGCGCACCAACGAACCCGAGCTCGGCACGTGGGTGCTCCGCACCGAGGGCGATCCCGCGAAGGTTCTGGAGCACGAGCGCGCCGTGTTCGACGCGAAAGACTGCCTGAGCAACGAAATCGTCCACTACTGGAAGCGGACACTGAAACGGCTCGACGTCACCAGCCGCAGTCTCATCGCGCTCATCGAACCCGGCAGCTGCTTCGCCGGGCTTCTGCTGGAACTCGCGCTCGCCGCGGACCGGCAGTACATCCTGGACGGCCCGCCGATCGACGACGAAGACAGCGAAGAACGCGCGTCGATCATGTTGTCCGAAGCCAACTTCGGCCGGCTCCCGATGGGCAACGGCCTGTCCCGCCTCGAGTCCCGGTTCTTCGGCGACCCGGGCCACGTCACGAGACTCGAGGACGAGCGCGGCAAACCGTTGAGCCCGGCGGAGGCGAACGACCTCGGCCTGGTCACCGACGCCCCGGACGACCTCGACTGGGAGGACGAGATCCGGATCGCGCTGGAAGGCCGGGCTTCGCTCAGCCCGGACGCCCTGAGCGGGATGGAGGCGAACCACCGGTTCGTCGGCCCCGAAACACTGGAAAGCAAGATCTTCGGCCGCCTGGCCGCCTGGCAGAACTGGATCTTCACTCGTCCGAACGCATCCGGTCCCGAAGGCGCGTTGCGTCGTTACGGTACTGGTCAGAAGGCCGTCTTCGACAGGAAGCGGGTTTGA
- a CDS encoding ABC transporter ATP-binding protein: protein MPEATVPLIGVENLKMPEWATPDETVADAGMVKAIRALPSAVAIVLRLAWRTSARLTLLAGVVHVLSGCVTAFGLLATANVFTALLENGPTPDRVLESLPALAIVIGSYALRALLDTAVAAVEGTLRPRVVTSAGDEVTAAMVRVRLLAFEDADFRELARQGARDGVRSIEMSLRWIADLTSALISLIAALVAAGLLNPWLAPVLLLAAAADGWAAAKVARLNYRHYLDTVGRNIRKRIVEEVATWRAFALERHALTLQEPLLQEYRRITESLMRKEVQLAHRSNLVRLTGRAAAGLGTAIAYLVLGLLLYSGQMELALAGTAALAMRTASNSLSVTMRAVNAMYEESFYIAFFQRLLLESAKRSPVKDGVVAPPDPAEIRLENVSFTYPGQENPALREVSLTIRRGEVIALVGENGSGKTTLGKLLTGLYPPSDGKVFWDDVDLADADHESVHANIAVIAQDPAEWPMTAEHNVTVGRLGREDPERAAWHDAITSSGADEVIESLPAKEKTVLSKKFNDGQDLSGGQWQRMGIARGIYRDAAVLVADEPTAALDAKAEARVFAGLRHASASGAGRRTTILVTHRLANIRSVDRILVLEKGRLIEQGTHAELIEEGGLYHELYEIQARAYRGE from the coding sequence GTGCCCGAAGCCACCGTGCCCCTGATCGGGGTCGAGAACCTGAAGATGCCCGAGTGGGCCACGCCCGACGAGACCGTGGCCGACGCGGGGATGGTCAAGGCCATCCGCGCGCTCCCGTCCGCCGTGGCGATCGTGCTGCGGCTGGCCTGGCGGACGTCGGCGCGGCTGACCCTGCTCGCCGGCGTCGTCCACGTTCTTTCCGGTTGTGTCACGGCGTTCGGCCTGCTGGCGACGGCGAACGTGTTCACCGCGCTGCTGGAGAACGGGCCGACCCCGGACAGGGTGCTGGAATCGCTGCCCGCGCTGGCGATCGTCATCGGCTCGTACGCCTTGCGCGCGCTGCTGGACACGGCGGTGGCCGCGGTCGAGGGCACGCTCCGGCCGCGGGTCGTGACCTCGGCGGGCGACGAGGTCACCGCCGCCATGGTCCGGGTCCGGTTGCTGGCCTTCGAGGACGCCGATTTCCGGGAGCTGGCCAGGCAGGGCGCGCGGGACGGGGTCCGGTCGATCGAGATGAGCCTGCGCTGGATCGCGGATCTGACGTCGGCGCTGATCTCGCTGATCGCCGCGCTGGTGGCGGCGGGCCTGCTGAATCCGTGGCTCGCGCCGGTGCTGCTGCTCGCGGCGGCGGCCGACGGCTGGGCGGCGGCCAAGGTCGCGCGGCTGAACTACCGGCACTATCTCGACACCGTCGGCCGGAACATCCGGAAGAGGATCGTCGAGGAGGTGGCCACCTGGCGCGCCTTCGCCCTCGAACGGCACGCCCTCACGCTGCAGGAGCCGCTGCTGCAGGAGTACCGGCGGATCACCGAAAGCCTGATGCGCAAGGAGGTCCAGCTCGCGCATCGCAGCAACCTGGTCCGACTGACCGGGCGCGCGGCGGCCGGGCTGGGCACCGCGATCGCGTATCTGGTGCTCGGTCTCCTGCTCTACAGCGGGCAGATGGAACTCGCCCTCGCCGGGACGGCCGCGCTCGCCATGCGGACGGCGTCGAACTCGCTGTCCGTCACGATGCGCGCGGTGAACGCCATGTACGAGGAGTCGTTCTACATCGCCTTCTTCCAGCGGCTGCTGCTGGAATCCGCAAAACGCAGCCCGGTGAAGGACGGGGTCGTCGCACCGCCGGATCCGGCGGAGATCCGGCTGGAGAACGTCAGTTTCACCTACCCCGGCCAGGAAAACCCCGCGCTGCGCGAGGTTTCGCTGACCATCCGGCGCGGCGAGGTGATCGCCCTCGTCGGCGAGAACGGCTCGGGCAAGACCACGCTGGGCAAACTGCTCACCGGGCTGTACCCGCCTTCCGACGGGAAGGTCTTCTGGGACGACGTCGATCTCGCGGACGCCGATCACGAATCGGTGCACGCGAACATCGCCGTGATCGCGCAGGATCCCGCCGAATGGCCGATGACCGCGGAGCACAACGTGACCGTCGGCAGACTGGGCCGGGAAGACCCGGAACGCGCCGCCTGGCACGACGCGATCACCTCCTCCGGCGCCGACGAGGTGATCGAATCCCTGCCCGCCAAGGAGAAAACGGTGCTGTCCAAGAAGTTCAACGACGGCCAGGACCTTTCGGGCGGGCAATGGCAGCGGATGGGCATCGCACGCGGGATCTACCGTGACGCCGCCGTCCTCGTCGCCGACGAGCCGACGGCCGCGCTCGACGCGAAGGCCGAGGCACGGGTCTTCGCCGGGCTGCGGCACGCGAGCGCGTCCGGAGCGGGCAGGCGCACGACGATCCTGGTGACCCACCGGCTGGCCAACATCCGCTCGGTGGACCGGATCCTGGTACTGGAGAAAGGGCGGCTGATCGAGCAGGGCACGCACGCCGAACTCATCGAGGAAGGAGGGCTCTACCACGAGCTCTACGAGATCCAGGCTCGCGCGTATCGCGGTGAGTAG
- the boxB gene encoding benzoyl-CoA 2,3-epoxidase subunit BoxB encodes MSTKIDYDAKIPNNVDLSGDRRLQRALEGWQPKFLDWWGEMGPTLRTEGVYLRTAVSVGRDGWAHFDHVNVPDYRWGIFLAERDPDRVITFGEHQGEPVWQQVPGEYRADLQRLIVIQGDTEPASVEQQKLLGLTAPSLYDLRNLFQVNVEEGRHLWAMVYLLHAYFGREGRDEAEGLLLRNSGSPDAPRILGAFNEETADWLAFYMFTYFTDRDGKYQLGTLKESGFDPLSRTCEFMLKEEAHHMFVGTTGVDRVVTRSAELIREHDTFDIAGHGGIPLEVIQRYLNFHYTVSLDLFGSETSTNAANYYTAGLKGRWQETRRKDDHKLTDAAGSLPRPRADGTWGTDELQAILLLNLDLREEYRADCQTGVNRWNKILDEAGIDFRFVLPHPGFNREVGINSGHHVTPDGTVVDERTWLAGKRRWLPTPEDLTFVRSLMHPVYERGKIASWVAPPRQGINGKPFDYEYVYLS; translated from the coding sequence ATGTCCACCAAGATCGATTACGACGCCAAGATCCCCAACAACGTCGATCTTTCCGGTGATCGGCGGCTCCAGCGGGCGCTGGAGGGCTGGCAGCCGAAGTTCCTGGACTGGTGGGGCGAGATGGGCCCCACGCTGCGGACCGAAGGGGTGTACCTGCGCACCGCGGTCAGCGTCGGCAGGGACGGCTGGGCGCATTTCGACCACGTCAACGTGCCCGACTACCGCTGGGGGATCTTCCTCGCGGAGCGGGATCCGGACCGGGTGATCACGTTCGGCGAGCACCAGGGCGAACCGGTCTGGCAGCAGGTCCCCGGCGAGTACCGCGCCGACCTGCAGCGGCTCATCGTCATCCAGGGCGACACCGAACCCGCGTCGGTCGAGCAGCAGAAGCTGCTGGGGCTCACCGCGCCGAGCCTTTACGATCTGCGGAACCTCTTCCAGGTCAACGTCGAAGAAGGCCGTCACCTGTGGGCGATGGTGTATCTGCTGCACGCCTACTTCGGGCGGGAAGGCCGTGACGAAGCGGAAGGTCTCCTGCTCCGGAATTCCGGAAGTCCGGACGCCCCGCGCATCCTCGGCGCCTTCAACGAAGAGACCGCGGATTGGCTCGCGTTCTACATGTTCACCTATTTCACCGACCGCGATGGCAAATATCAGCTCGGCACCCTCAAGGAAAGCGGCTTCGACCCGCTTTCCCGCACTTGTGAATTCATGCTCAAGGAAGAGGCGCACCACATGTTCGTCGGCACCACCGGGGTCGACCGGGTGGTCACCCGCAGTGCCGAACTGATCCGCGAGCACGACACCTTCGACATCGCCGGGCACGGCGGGATCCCGCTGGAGGTCATCCAGCGTTACCTCAACTTCCACTACACCGTCTCGCTCGACCTGTTCGGCAGTGAGACCTCGACCAACGCGGCGAACTACTACACCGCCGGGCTCAAAGGCCGCTGGCAGGAGACCCGCCGCAAGGACGACCACAAGCTCACCGACGCCGCGGGATCGCTGCCCCGGCCGAGGGCCGACGGCACCTGGGGGACCGACGAGCTGCAGGCCATCCTGCTGCTGAACCTCGACCTGCGGGAGGAGTACCGCGCCGACTGCCAGACCGGGGTCAACCGCTGGAACAAGATTCTGGACGAGGCCGGAATCGACTTCCGATTCGTCCTCCCGCACCCTGGATTCAACCGCGAAGTCGGCATAAACTCCGGCCACCATGTGACGCCCGACGGCACCGTTGTCGACGAGCGGACCTGGCTGGCCGGCAAACGCAGGTGGCTGCCCACTCCCGAAGACCTGACCTTCGTCCGATCGCTGATGCACCCGGTGTACGAGCGAGGAAAGATCGCGAGCTGGGTGGCCCCGCCACGCCAGGGCATCAATGGGAAACCGTTCGATTACGAATACGTTTACCTGAGCTGA